A genomic segment from Lignipirellula cremea encodes:
- the hpnC gene encoding squalene synthase HpnC, which produces MSLRFDAELEKYGPGSAMSPPGLLEAQDYCRRLAGSHYENFTVASWLLPPRLRQPFCNVYAYCRWADDLADETGDSFRSLELLSWWERQLDDCYRGRARHPVFVALINTIEEYDLPPEPFRDLLSAFRQDQRKRRYETFAELLDYCRRSANPVGRLVLRLGRFDNAANAAWSDSICTGLQLANFWQDVRRDYEQDRIYLPRETQRRFGYGEDMFEDRTASDAFRQMLAFEVDRAESYLEAGRPLLEQTPPSLRVDIDLFLRGGLAILDAIRRQQFDVWKRRPSVGKLAKIRLLWSAWKAQRGTPA; this is translated from the coding sequence ATGTCGCTACGATTTGATGCGGAACTGGAAAAATATGGCCCTGGCTCCGCCATGTCGCCTCCGGGCCTGCTGGAAGCCCAGGATTACTGTCGGCGGTTGGCTGGATCGCACTACGAGAACTTCACGGTCGCCAGCTGGCTGTTGCCGCCCCGACTGCGCCAGCCGTTTTGCAATGTGTACGCTTACTGCCGCTGGGCCGACGACCTGGCGGACGAAACGGGCGATTCCTTCCGCAGCCTGGAACTGCTGTCGTGGTGGGAACGGCAGCTTGACGATTGCTATCGCGGGCGGGCCCGGCACCCGGTGTTTGTCGCCCTGATCAACACGATCGAAGAGTACGACCTGCCGCCGGAGCCGTTTCGCGATCTGCTCTCGGCGTTCCGCCAGGACCAGCGGAAGCGACGGTACGAAACGTTTGCGGAACTGCTGGATTATTGTCGCCGTTCGGCCAACCCGGTCGGCCGTCTGGTGCTGCGGCTGGGACGGTTCGACAACGCGGCCAACGCCGCCTGGTCGGACTCCATCTGCACCGGGCTGCAGCTGGCCAATTTCTGGCAGGATGTGCGTCGCGACTATGAACAGGATCGGATATACTTGCCGCGCGAGACTCAAAGGCGATTTGGTTACGGGGAGGATATGTTCGAAGATCGAACCGCCAGCGACGCCTTCCGCCAGATGCTGGCCTTTGAAGTCGATCGGGCCGAGTCGTACCTGGAAGCGGGACGGCCCCTGCTGGAACAGACGCCGCCTTCGCTCCGGGTGGATATCGACCTGTTCCTGCGCGGCGGCCTGGCCATTCTCGACGCCATCCGTCGGCAGCAGTTCGATGTCTGGAAACGGCGGCCCTCGGTCGGCAAGCTGGCGAAAATCAGGCTGCTCTGGTCCGCCTGGAAAGCGCAGCGGGGAACGCCGGCATGA
- a CDS encoding thioredoxin family protein, which translates to MSFRVKSLTLGLLVAMFAASPVLAAGPEWMHDFEKAKAKALAEKKAMLVDFTGSDWCAWCKRLSAEVFTKDEFLAAATKNLVLVELDFPSDKSSQSEELQAQNEKLKEIYSISGFPTVLLTDAEGIPFATTGYQEGGPEAYITHLHDLLAIRDIRDAAFAKAEKATGLEQARLLAEGLEAMDGPFLSTFYSDQIARVMELDPTDSLGKKEEFTDILNEGRIKEFVEKYNDRLQTVSTEGPDAILKVLDEALAEKDMPRSLREQFVENKLRLLMNEKRTEDALAFLDETVKEASSKDRGEALLRKAVITYRLGKTEEALGQLDAIAAEQKEDELLVNVFFNKGKILAQENRAADAIAAFESANKHADVDAQKIIGDILARLKAANKATETP; encoded by the coding sequence ATGTCGTTCCGAGTTAAATCTTTGACTCTGGGTTTGCTGGTTGCGATGTTTGCCGCTTCGCCGGTGCTGGCCGCAGGGCCCGAATGGATGCACGATTTTGAGAAGGCCAAAGCGAAAGCCCTCGCCGAGAAGAAGGCGATGTTGGTCGATTTCACCGGCTCCGATTGGTGCGCATGGTGCAAGCGATTGAGCGCTGAGGTCTTTACCAAAGACGAGTTCCTGGCAGCCGCCACCAAGAACCTGGTGCTGGTCGAACTCGACTTTCCCAGCGACAAAAGCAGCCAGTCCGAAGAACTCCAGGCCCAGAATGAAAAGCTGAAAGAGATTTACAGCATCAGCGGCTTCCCGACCGTCCTGCTGACCGACGCCGAAGGCATCCCGTTCGCCACAACCGGCTACCAGGAAGGCGGACCGGAAGCGTACATCACCCATCTGCACGACCTGCTCGCCATCCGCGACATCCGCGACGCCGCATTCGCCAAGGCGGAAAAAGCGACCGGTCTGGAGCAGGCCCGCCTGCTGGCCGAAGGACTAGAGGCGATGGACGGCCCGTTCCTGTCGACCTTTTACAGCGACCAGATCGCCCGGGTGATGGAACTGGATCCGACCGACTCGCTTGGCAAAAAAGAAGAGTTCACCGACATCCTGAATGAAGGCCGGATCAAGGAATTTGTCGAGAAGTATAACGATCGCCTGCAGACAGTCTCGACCGAAGGCCCCGACGCCATCCTGAAGGTCCTCGACGAAGCCCTGGCCGAAAAAGACATGCCCCGCTCGCTGCGGGAGCAGTTTGTGGAGAACAAGCTCCGCCTGCTGATGAACGAAAAACGGACCGAAGACGCCCTGGCGTTTCTCGACGAAACCGTGAAAGAAGCCTCGTCCAAGGATCGCGGAGAGGCCCTGCTGCGCAAGGCCGTCATCACCTACCGCCTGGGCAAAACGGAAGAAGCCCTCGGCCAGCTTGACGCCATCGCCGCCGAGCAGAAAGAAGACGAGCTCCTGGTCAACGTGTTCTTCAACAAAGGGAAGATCCTGGCCCAGGAGAACCGCGCGGCCGATGCGATTGCGGCGTTTGAAAGCGCCAACAAGCATGCCGACGTCGACGCCCAGAAGATCATCGGCGATATTCTCGCCCGCCTGAAGGCTGCCAACAAAGCGACCGAAACGCCGTAA
- a CDS encoding methylated-DNA--[protein]-cysteine S-methyltransferase: MSTNETARRVVAIDSELGWIAVAWQGKKVAQVSLGHATPQAALASQDGDRLVEPDRRERKLLQRLRDYAAGQVDAFDDLELDFEGRTPFQRRVLEACRQVAYGQTITYADLAAAAGSPRAHRAVGNVMASNRTPVLIPCHRVLAKNSLGGFSAPTGVSLKKRLLGLEGVLARRD, from the coding sequence ATGTCCACGAACGAAACCGCCCGGCGGGTTGTAGCGATCGACTCGGAATTGGGGTGGATCGCAGTCGCCTGGCAGGGGAAAAAGGTCGCGCAGGTTTCCCTCGGCCACGCCACGCCGCAGGCCGCACTGGCTTCGCAGGACGGTGATCGGCTGGTCGAACCGGACCGCCGGGAGAGAAAGCTGCTGCAGCGACTGCGGGATTATGCGGCCGGGCAGGTCGATGCGTTCGACGATCTGGAGCTGGACTTCGAGGGACGCACGCCGTTCCAGCGGCGCGTGCTGGAAGCCTGTCGCCAGGTAGCATACGGCCAGACGATCACCTACGCCGATCTGGCGGCTGCCGCCGGCTCGCCCCGCGCCCATCGGGCGGTCGGGAATGTGATGGCCAGCAATCGCACGCCCGTTTTGATCCCCTGCCACCGCGTGCTGGCGAAGAACTCGCTGGGCGGTTTCTCCGCGCCGACGGGAGTCTCACTGAAGAAGCGCCTGCTTGGTCTGGAAGGCGTGCTTGCGAGAAGGGATTGA
- the hpnD gene encoding presqualene diphosphate synthase HpnD: MTFFTGRRMPQEQAGAAAAGLADPMAESYRQCAQVARQASSNFYYSFWLLPAAQRQAMCALYAFSRHTDDLGDSELPVETRRSQLAAWKAALTAALAGDASHPLLRAVADMVRRFSIPEEYLHEIIRGVEMDLDQSRYATFAELEQYCYRVASAVGLACLHIWGFEPAAARQPALQCGLAFQLTNILRDLHEDGALGRIYLPLEDLERFDYAPTDLLQGVVDERYLALMQFEIERAEQCYRQAEALLPLVDPAGRRMLWMMHATYRRLLHKIAAEPAAVFARKVRVSYPRKLQIAVQAFWRR; this comes from the coding sequence ATGACCTTTTTTACCGGCCGTCGCATGCCGCAGGAACAGGCAGGCGCCGCGGCGGCAGGGCTGGCCGACCCCATGGCGGAAAGCTATCGCCAGTGCGCCCAGGTCGCCCGCCAGGCGTCGTCCAACTTTTACTACTCGTTCTGGTTGCTGCCCGCAGCGCAGCGCCAGGCGATGTGCGCGCTGTATGCGTTCTCCCGGCATACCGACGATCTGGGCGACAGCGAGTTGCCGGTGGAAACCCGTCGCAGCCAGCTGGCCGCCTGGAAAGCCGCTCTCACGGCCGCCCTGGCGGGAGACGCTTCCCATCCGCTGCTAAGGGCGGTGGCCGACATGGTGCGACGGTTTTCTATTCCCGAGGAGTACCTGCACGAGATTATCCGCGGCGTGGAGATGGACCTGGACCAGTCGCGTTATGCGACCTTTGCCGAGCTGGAGCAGTACTGCTATCGCGTGGCTTCGGCGGTCGGTCTGGCATGCCTGCATATCTGGGGATTTGAGCCAGCGGCCGCGCGCCAGCCGGCCCTGCAGTGCGGGCTGGCCTTTCAGCTGACGAACATCCTGCGCGACCTGCACGAAGATGGCGCCCTGGGCCGGATCTACCTGCCGCTGGAAGATCTGGAACGGTTTGATTACGCTCCGACCGACCTGCTGCAGGGAGTCGTCGACGAGCGTTACCTGGCGCTGATGCAGTTTGAGATTGAACGGGCCGAACAATGCTATCGCCAGGCGGAGGCCTTGCTGCCCCTGGTCGATCCGGCCGGCCGGAGAATGCTCTGGATGATGCACGCCACTTACCGCCGGCTGCTGCACAAGATCGCGGCCGAACCGGCCGCCGTGTTTGCCCGGAAGGTACGGGTATCCTATCCGCGAAAACTGCAGATCGCCGTACAGGCATTCTGGCGCCGGTAA
- a CDS encoding PP2C family protein-serine/threonine phosphatase, whose translation MSISDTQLPVGSEEHDKVTELLRLMEISQQLAATVDLQELLALIEQAARELLRCDRATVFVYDAPTHELYSYVQARSEQIRFPADRGLAGACFLTGQLTHTPDAYADDRFNRAVDASTGYRTRNILTCPLTTVDRTVVGVLQSLNKHEGGFTEWDQTLMQTLSAQCGVALQRQFLLQEFAQKQRLERELTLARDIQQGLLPGMAPQAEGYDIAGWNQPADQTGGDFYHFQTLPDGRLCLVVADVTGHGIAAALLASQCYALYRAAMFASTDVGETATQVNGLLSEDIPLDRFVTAFFTLLDPATGEFVYAAAGHGPVYLIRFQGDNVELEAQGPPLGVIGGLAYKASDPIRLEQGDILFLCTDGFFEWENRQQEAYGVERLCAAIARLADRPASEIISSIYRELLEHADGAEQSDDLTAVVVKKL comes from the coding sequence ATGTCAATATCTGACACTCAGCTGCCCGTCGGCTCGGAAGAGCACGACAAAGTTACCGAACTGTTGCGGCTGATGGAAATCTCGCAGCAGCTGGCGGCGACGGTGGACCTGCAGGAACTGCTGGCGCTGATTGAACAGGCCGCCCGGGAGTTGCTCCGCTGTGATCGGGCGACCGTGTTTGTGTACGACGCGCCGACGCACGAGCTTTACAGCTATGTGCAGGCGCGGTCCGAGCAGATTCGCTTCCCGGCGGATCGCGGCCTGGCCGGCGCCTGCTTCCTGACCGGCCAGTTGACGCACACGCCGGACGCTTATGCGGATGATCGCTTCAACCGGGCGGTCGATGCTTCGACCGGTTACCGCACGCGGAACATTCTGACGTGCCCCTTGACCACCGTCGACCGCACCGTGGTCGGGGTGCTGCAGTCGCTCAACAAGCATGAGGGCGGGTTCACCGAGTGGGACCAGACCCTGATGCAGACGCTTAGCGCCCAGTGCGGCGTGGCCCTGCAGCGGCAATTCCTGCTGCAGGAGTTCGCCCAGAAGCAGCGACTGGAACGAGAGCTGACGCTGGCTCGCGATATCCAGCAGGGACTCCTGCCAGGCATGGCGCCCCAGGCCGAAGGGTACGACATTGCCGGCTGGAACCAGCCGGCGGATCAAACGGGCGGCGACTTTTACCACTTTCAAACCCTGCCCGACGGAAGGCTGTGCCTGGTGGTGGCTGATGTGACCGGGCACGGGATTGCGGCGGCGCTACTGGCTTCGCAGTGCTATGCGCTGTACCGGGCCGCCATGTTTGCTTCGACCGATGTGGGCGAAACGGCGACGCAGGTGAACGGTCTGCTGAGCGAAGATATCCCGCTGGACCGCTTCGTCACGGCGTTCTTCACCCTGCTGGATCCGGCGACGGGCGAGTTTGTGTATGCGGCCGCCGGGCATGGGCCTGTCTATCTGATCCGCTTCCAGGGAGACAACGTCGAGCTAGAGGCGCAAGGTCCGCCGCTGGGGGTGATTGGCGGCCTGGCTTACAAAGCGTCGGATCCCATTCGCCTGGAGCAGGGTGATATTCTGTTCCTGTGCACCGACGGTTTCTTTGAATGGGAGAACCGGCAGCAGGAAGCGTACGGCGTGGAACGCTTGTGCGCGGCAATCGCCCGCCTGGCCGATCGGCCAGCGTCGGAGATTATCTCCAGCATTTATCGGGAACTGCTGGAGCATGCCGACGGCGCCGAGCAGAGCGATGATCTCACCGCGGTCGTCGTGAAGAAACTGTAA